The window AGCTCCGTCACGTCCATGTCCGCCGCGTAAATGTCCTCCCCCGCCAGACGGATCGTCCCTTCCCGCGACGTCCCCTCGATGAGGTCGTTCATCCGGTTGAGACACCGAAGAAGCGTGCTCTTGCCGCATCCCGAAGGACCGATCAGCGCCGCGATCCGGTGCCGAAAGAACGTGATCGTCACGTCCCGCACGGCCGCCTTGCCGTCGTAGCGGAACGTCAGCCGCTCCACTTCGACGAGCGGCGTGCCCGATCCCGCCCGCGGACCGGGCCCGGCGGAAGCGCGCTCCGGAACCTTCATGCGGGGCACCAGGACCATACCTTCCTCCGTATCTTCACAGGGACGCCGACGACAGCCGGCGCCGGAGCTTCTGGCGCACCAGGACGGCCGTGAGATTGAGGATCACGACCACCAGGAGCAAAAGAAGCGCCGTGGCGAACACCATCGGCCGCGCGGCCTCCACGTTCGGCGACTGGAAACCGACGTCGTAGATGTGAAACCCGAGGTGCATGAACTTGCGCTCCAGGTGCAGGTACGGGGGCGTTCCGTCCACGGGCAGCGAAGGCGCGAGCTTGACCACCCCGGTGATCATGAGAGGAGCCACCTCGCCCGCCGCGCGCGCCATCGCGAGGATGAGGCCCGTGAGGATCGAAGGCAGAAGCGACGGGAGCACCACCCTCCAGGTGGTTTCGAACTTCGTGGCCCCCAGCGCCAGGGACGCTTCTCGGAGACCCCTCGGAATCGCGGCCAATCCTTCCTCCGTGGCCACGATCACGACCGGCACCGTCAGGAGCGCCAGCGTCAGCGACGCCCACAGCAGCCCCCCCGTGCCGAAGGTCGGCGCCGGAAGCGCTTCCGGGTAGAAGAGACGGTCGATCGTCCCCCCGACCGTGTAGATGAAGAAGCCCACGCCGAAAACCCCGAAAACGATCGAAGGCACCCCCGCCAGATTGTTCACGGCGATCCGCACCGCGCTGACGAGCACTCCCTGGCGCGCATACTCGCGCAGGTAAAGCGCCGCCAGGACCCCCAAGGGACTTACAAAGAGACTCATGAGGAGAACCATGAGCACCGTGCCGAAGAGGGCCGGAAAGATGCCTCCCTCGGTGTTGGCCTCTCGAGGCTCCTCCGACAGAAACTCCCACACGCGCCCCATATAAAAAGCGACTTTTCGGAACACCCCCATCGAGTTCGGACGATACGCCTCCACGACCGCCGACAGCGGCACCTCCCGCTCCCCCGCCCCTTCGACGTCCAGCCGCACGGCCCCGCCGAGACGTCCCCGAAGTTCCCGCAGCCGGCCGGCGATCTCCTCGAAACGCTTCCTCGCCTCGGCCTGCCGGGCGCGCAAGGATTCGACCGCGGACCCCTCCCGAACGCCGTCGAGCTCCAGACGCCGAAGGCTCAAGCGGAGGCGCTCCTCCTCACGGTTGATCGCGCCGACCTCGTCCCGCTCCAGACGCCGGATCTCGCGCGAAATCCTTTCCGTCCGCGCGAGTTCCTCGTGGAGCGTCGTCCACAGGAGTTCGGGTTTTTCCACGCGGCGGCCGTCGGAAGCGGTCAGCCCGCGGAGATAGCCGTACATCGGCCCCCATTCGCAGCGCTCCAGGACCACGGCGTCCCGCGGCGTGTCGCGCCGCGCTATGGCCGACTCGTCGATCCAGCGGAAATCGTTCCCGTAAACGTCGCGGTTGCCCTGCCGCAGCTGCAAGCGCCGTCCCGAAGGTCCCGTCTCGGTCGCCGTGATCGCTCCGAGGACCCGCGACCCGTCCCGAAGCTCGATCCGCACGAGCGCCCGGGGCCAGAAGAATCCGAGACCGTGAACCATGAGCAGCGCCACAAGCCCGAGGACCAGAAGCAGGCACACCGCCAGCGCCCCGCCGGTCAGCCAGATCAGACCCTCGCCTCCGCCGCGCCTCACAGGCTCTGATACCTCCTCCGGAGGCGGAGCCGGACGAGTTCCGCCACGGTGTTGGCCGCGAACGTCATCGCGAAAAGAAGAAGCGCCGCCAGGAAGAGCACCCGGTAGAGGGTGCTCCCGTGAGGCGCCTCCGGCAGCTCCACCGCGATGTTCGCCGAAAGCGCCCGGAAGCCGTTGAAGGGCGACGGGCTCAGAATCGGCGTGTTCCCGGTCGCCATGAGCACGATCATGGTTTCGCCGACCGCGCGGCCGAAGCCGACCATGACCGCCGAAAAGATTCCGGGGCTCGCCGTGGGAAGCACCACGCGGATCGCCGTCTGCCAGCGTGTGGCCCCGAGCGCCAGCGAGCCCGCCGTGAGGTGCCCCGGCACGCCCGAAAGCGAATCCTCCGCGATGGTGAAAATCACGGGGATGACCGCGAACCCCATGGCGATCCCGACCACGATCGAGTTGCGCTGATCGAAGGAAAGTCCCAAAACTTCGCGCAACCAGTTCCGGTAGTCCCCGCCGGCCGCCGCGCGTTCGAGCCAGGCCCCCAGGGGAAGCGACACGGCCAGACCGATTCCGACCAGGGCGGACACAAGAACGATTTCTCTTCCGGGTCGGATCCATTTCCGAGCGCCCGCTGGCAGGCGCCGCCAGACGGCCGCTCCCGCCAGCAGGAGCCCCGCGCTCAGGGGCCCCGCCAGAAGAAGCCCGGGCAGCCACCGCTCCACCCGTGGCGCCAGCCACAGTCCCGCCAGAAAACCCAAGACCACGCTCGGAAGCGCCGCCATGATCTCCACGACCGGCTTGACGACCGACCGGAGACTCGGATGCATGAACTGGGAGACGTAGAGGGCGGCCAGGAGCGCCAGCGGCGCGGCGAAGAGAAGGGCATAAAAGGTCCCCTTGAGCGTCCCGTAGACGAGAGGCACCAGACTCAGCTTCGGCTCGAAGTCGTCCGTGCCCCCGGTGGACTGCCAGACGAACTCGGGTCGTTCGTACCCCTCATACCAGACGCGGCCGAAAAGCGTCCCGAGCGTGACTTCGGGATGGGGATTCGAAAGATCCCAGGAGCGGACCCGCCCTCCGGGATCGACCGCGAAGATCCCATCCCCCTTCGGAGCCAGACACGCCACGGCGCCCGGACCCGCATGGATCTCCGCGACCGTCCGGCCCGTCGTGCCGTGGTGGAGGCGAATCTCCCCTTGAACGTCCCACGTGAGGAATCCCTTGTCGCGCGAGGAAGCTTGGAATCCGGCCATCGCGGCCCCGTGCGGAGCGAAATCCCGGTACTTCCGGAGGATCCATGCATCCCCTTCTCCGCGCACCAGTCCCCAGCCCGAGAGGCGCCCTCGAACGTCGCCCACGATCAACGTCCGGTCCCCCAGAAGAAATCCGAGAACGGATACGCCCGCGCCGTCGGGAGTCACCGCTTGGGTCCCCACGACCTGAGGGGCCCGCGCGCCCCTCAGGTCCACCCGCACGAGAGTCCCTTCGGTTGTTCCCGCAAAGAGATCCTCGCCCCGTCCGTCCACGGCCAGCGCCACGACCCGCCCCGTGCCCGGCAGATCGACCTCGTGGCGCGCCTCCTCGACGCGTCCCGGCCCCACCAGCGCCCGTTTCTGGCGCCGCCGCACGATCGCGAGCCTGCGAGGCGCCACCGCCGCGGCCGCGACCAGTCCGTCCTCCGTCCCGGAGTGCGTCGCCGCAAGGAGGGGAGCATCCGCCTCGGCGATTCGAACGGGCGGCGACGTTCGGACTTCGGGACGCACGGAACGGCCTTGTTCCCCGTACGTGGTCCGAAAAACGATTTCCACCGGCAGGAGGCTTCCGTCCGAAAAGGTCAGCGCCAGGGAGCCCCGCCGGCGATCCGACACCGGGCCGACCGAGGTCCCCGCCGGCGCTGAAAGGGAGGGTTCCGCAAGCAGCGCTCCCGACCGATCGAAGAATCGGAGTCCTCCGATCGTCGCCACGTACAGGACTTCGCGATATTCATCGACTCCGACGATAAGAGGAGGGCCCTTCGGGGCGAGGGCGAAGCCGCCGCGCTCGGCGATGCGCGCGGGACGGAAAAGGGGGGCCACTTCGGCCACAAGGACGACGAGGATGGCCAGGATCGATCCGATGACGGCGACCCCTCCGAGGGTGACGACGCCTCGAGCCAGCCGGTCGGCGACGCGCCGCCGGCCGGCCCGAGGGAATCTCCAAAGGGGCGGGCGGACCCGGGGTGCGGGTCCGCCGGCCTGAGTACGGGGTGGTGGGTCCGGAAGCATCGTCTCTCTACTCGATCTTCGATCGCTCCTCCCGAGCCAGGTCGGCGGTCAGCGGAAAGTACCCGTCCTTCAGGACGACTTCCTGCCCGGGCCGCGAGAAGACGAGCTTGAGGAACTCCCGCGTCAAGGGATCCAGCGGTCGGGAGGGAGGCCGGTTCACCACCACCAGGAGAAAGCGCGCCAGGGGATACTCCCCGGAGTACGCGTTCTCCGCCGTGGCCGCAATGGGAGCGCCTCCCGGCCGATCTACCAGCGGCACGGCCCGCACGCCGGAGGTGACGTAACCGATCCCGCTGTAGCCGATCGCGGTTGGGTCCGTCGCCACGCCCAGAACCACGGAGGCGGACCCGGGCTGCTCCTTGACCTCATCCTTGAAGTCGCCGTTCTTGAGCACGTGCTCCTTGAAGAACCCGTACGTGCCGGACGCGGAGTTGCGGCCGTAGAGACTGATCGGCCGGCCCGCCCATTCGCCGGTGAGTCCGAGGTCCCCCCACGTGCGCACGGGACGGCCCCCGCGACGGCGCGACTTGGAGAAGATCGCGTCGGCCTGCTCCAGCGTAAGGTACGGAAGCGGGTTATCCTTGTTCACGAAAACCGCCAGCGCGTCCACCGCCGTCCGAAGGACGAGGGGCTTGTATCCGAACTTGCTTTCGAAGAGGTCGATCTCGGTGTCCTTGGGCGGCCGGGACATGGGGCCGAGCTGCGCCGTCCCGGCCACGAGCGCCGGGATCGCCGTGCTGGAGCCCTTTCCTTCCACCTGAATGTTGACATTGGGGTAGAACCTGCGGAACTGCTCGGCCCAGAGGGTCATGAGGTTGTTCATCGTGTCCGAGCCGACGCTCGAAAGGTTGCCGCTCACGCCGGAAACCGCCTCGTAGGGCGGGAGCGCCCCGTCGAGTTTCACCTGCTGCGCAAGCCCTGTCGCGGCCGCCCCCAGGACCAGCGCCGCCATCCACAACCGCTTCATACGCGTTCTCCTTATGCTTCGCCCGTATCAGAACCGATCCGTGTAAAGATTCCGTAAAGACCCGATCAAGCCGCCGTGAAGCTCAGAAGTCGATCTGCCAGCGCAGATAGAAGATGTCCTGGCTGTCCTCCAGCGCATCGCCGGAACCGACCGGAAGGTCCTCGTCGAACATGAGACGCTCCCAGTTGAGGCGAAGAACCACGTTCGGCGTCCACCACCAGTTCAGCCCCAACGTGGCTTCCCGGACCTCGGAGTTGGCCGCGGCGGAGATAAGGCCGGCGTCCTGGAGATCTCCGGCGTCCACGGCCGCGAACCGCAGCGCCAGCTCGAACGCGCCCCACGTTCCTTCGAGCGGATTCAGGTTCGCCCGGGGTTTGATCCGGTTCTCGACGGCCTTGTCCTCGCCGGTCAGAAGCCAGGTGCCCTGCACGTACCACGCCCGGATCTCGAAGTCGCCCGCCGGAGCGTAGGACTCCTGAAGTTCCTGATGGAGCGTCCCGTACTCCGCGCGGAGGCTGAACGGCCCGGACGCCCAGGAGAAGTTCAGCGCCAGCCGTCTCCGCAGGCCGTCGAGCTGCGGGAGCGTCGCCGGAATCAGCGTGACGCCGCTGTAGTCTCCGGAGGTCATGGCCCCCAGGGCCACCGGACCGTCCACGTCGCCCACGGTGGCGTCCACGCCCAGGCGCAGGTTCTTCACGAGGGCCGGGCCGTTCTTGAGCGGGCTCACGAAGATCCGGCCGGCCAGATCT of the Planctomycetota bacterium genome contains:
- the pstA gene encoding phosphate ABC transporter permease PstA, producing MRRGGGEGLIWLTGGALAVCLLLVLGLVALLMVHGLGFFWPRALVRIELRDGSRVLGAITATETGPSGRRLQLRQGNRDVYGNDFRWIDESAIARRDTPRDAVVLERCEWGPMYGYLRGLTASDGRRVEKPELLWTTLHEELARTERISREIRRLERDEVGAINREEERLRLSLRRLELDGVREGSAVESLRARQAEARKRFEEIAGRLRELRGRLGGAVRLDVEGAGEREVPLSAVVEAYRPNSMGVFRKVAFYMGRVWEFLSEEPREANTEGGIFPALFGTVLMVLLMSLFVSPLGVLAALYLREYARQGVLVSAVRIAVNNLAGVPSIVFGVFGVGFFIYTVGGTIDRLFYPEALPAPTFGTGGLLWASLTLALLTVPVVIVATEEGLAAIPRGLREASLALGATKFETTWRVVLPSLLPSILTGLILAMARAAGEVAPLMITGVVKLAPSLPVDGTPPYLHLERKFMHLGFHIYDVGFQSPNVEAARPMVFATALLLLLVVVILNLTAVLVRQKLRRRLSSASL
- a CDS encoding ABC transporter permease subunit — encoded protein: MLPDPPPRTQAGGPAPRVRPPLWRFPRAGRRRVADRLARGVVTLGGVAVIGSILAILVVLVAEVAPLFRPARIAERGGFALAPKGPPLIVGVDEYREVLYVATIGGLRFFDRSGALLAEPSLSAPAGTSVGPVSDRRRGSLALTFSDGSLLPVEIVFRTTYGEQGRSVRPEVRTSPPVRIAEADAPLLAATHSGTEDGLVAAAAVAPRRLAIVRRRQKRALVGPGRVEEARHEVDLPGTGRVVALAVDGRGEDLFAGTTEGTLVRVDLRGARAPQVVGTQAVTPDGAGVSVLGFLLGDRTLIVGDVRGRLSGWGLVRGEGDAWILRKYRDFAPHGAAMAGFQASSRDKGFLTWDVQGEIRLHHGTTGRTVAEIHAGPGAVACLAPKGDGIFAVDPGGRVRSWDLSNPHPEVTLGTLFGRVWYEGYERPEFVWQSTGGTDDFEPKLSLVPLVYGTLKGTFYALLFAAPLALLAALYVSQFMHPSLRSVVKPVVEIMAALPSVVLGFLAGLWLAPRVERWLPGLLLAGPLSAGLLLAGAAVWRRLPAGARKWIRPGREIVLVSALVGIGLAVSLPLGAWLERAAAGGDYRNWLREVLGLSFDQRNSIVVGIAMGFAVIPVIFTIAEDSLSGVPGHLTAGSLALGATRWQTAIRVVLPTASPGIFSAVMVGFGRAVGETMIVLMATGNTPILSPSPFNGFRALSANIAVELPEAPHGSTLYRVLFLAALLLFAMTFAANTVAELVRLRLRRRYQSL
- a CDS encoding phosphate ABC transporter substrate-binding protein: MAALVLGAAATGLAQQVKLDGALPPYEAVSGVSGNLSSVGSDTMNNLMTLWAEQFRRFYPNVNIQVEGKGSSTAIPALVAGTAQLGPMSRPPKDTEIDLFESKFGYKPLVLRTAVDALAVFVNKDNPLPYLTLEQADAIFSKSRRRGGRPVRTWGDLGLTGEWAGRPISLYGRNSASGTYGFFKEHVLKNGDFKDEVKEQPGSASVVLGVATDPTAIGYSGIGYVTSGVRAVPLVDRPGGAPIAATAENAYSGEYPLARFLLVVVNRPPSRPLDPLTREFLKLVFSRPGQEVVLKDGYFPLTADLAREERSKIE